In Bacteroidales bacterium, a genomic segment contains:
- a CDS encoding BtrH N-terminal domain-containing protein, with translation MSEPSYHIEFLHHQAAHCENGATSNLLRHYDIALSEPMIFGIGSGLFFSYLPFMKLNDIPVISFRPWPGQIFNRVTRRLGLKIQRYKFKDQAGSMAALDRNLQQDIPTGCLVGVYHLTYFPPAYRFHFNAHNIVIIGKENGEYLVSDSIMPTIERLTADDLRRVRFAKGTYPPKGRMYFIKETASSYDLKKAIVKGIQQTCKDMLTIPIPWFGVKGIRYIAKRMRKWPQKIGEKKASLYMGQMVRMLEEIGTGGAGFRFIYAAFLQEAAREMKQPWLNEMSKEMTEVGDRWREFALIAGRIFKNRAGQDESYIAASEVLFDIAEREEKIYRILRQIKLT, from the coding sequence ATGAGTGAACCTTCTTACCATATCGAATTCCTGCATCACCAGGCAGCGCACTGCGAAAACGGGGCCACTTCCAATCTTTTACGTCATTACGACATCGCTCTAAGCGAGCCCATGATCTTTGGTATCGGGTCCGGACTCTTCTTCTCCTACTTGCCGTTCATGAAGTTAAATGACATACCGGTGATATCTTTCCGCCCATGGCCCGGTCAGATCTTCAACAGGGTCACACGCAGGCTCGGATTAAAGATTCAGCGTTACAAATTTAAGGACCAGGCCGGATCAATGGCGGCATTAGACAGAAATCTTCAACAGGATATCCCTACCGGTTGCCTGGTTGGCGTTTATCACCTGACTTATTTCCCGCCTGCTTACCGGTTTCATTTCAATGCTCATAATATAGTTATTATTGGCAAAGAAAACGGAGAATACCTTGTAAGTGACTCGATCATGCCCACTATTGAACGCTTGACGGCTGATGACCTAAGGCGTGTCCGATTTGCCAAAGGAACATATCCGCCTAAAGGCAGGATGTATTTCATAAAGGAAACAGCATCTTCATATGATCTCAAAAAGGCCATCGTTAAAGGCATTCAACAAACCTGTAAAGACATGCTGACTATTCCGATCCCTTGGTTTGGAGTGAAAGGGATACGATACATTGCCAAACGAATGCGCAAATGGCCTCAGAAAATTGGGGAAAAGAAAGCCTCGCTTTACATGGGACAAATGGTAAGGATGCTTGAAGAGATTGGAACCGGCGGGGCAGGATTTCGTTTCATTTACGCAGCATTTTTACAGGAAGCAGCCCGTGAGATGAAACAACCCTGGCTCAATGAGATGTCGAAAGAAATGACTGAGGTCGGCGACCGCTGGCGGGAATTCGCACTGATCGCCGGACGGATCTTTAAAAACAGGGCGGGTCAGGATGAGAGCTATATAGCCGCATCTGAGGTTCTTTTTGATATTGCTGAACGGGAAGAAAAAATTTATCGGATTTTGCGTCAAATCAAGCTAACCTGA
- a CDS encoding ABC transporter ATP-binding protein — MSGIPAIEILDLVKFYKGSEEPALNGVSLSVPEGEIFGLLGPNGAGKTTTINILCGMLAATSGRVQLAGFDHNNNLKEIRQLIGAVPQDTALYPTLTARENLNFFGTMYGLHGNVLRERVNHSLFVFGLEKYANRLIRTYSGGMKRRINLIAGILHKPRILFLDEPTVGIDVQSRTVILDYLKKLNGEGTTIVYTSHYMEEAEQLCSMIAIIDQGRIITEGKPAEMIGSWPGYANLESIFLHLTGRTLRDH; from the coding sequence ATGTCTGGAATTCCCGCCATCGAAATCCTCGATCTTGTTAAATTTTACAAAGGCTCGGAAGAACCTGCCCTCAACGGAGTGAGCCTGTCCGTGCCGGAAGGGGAGATATTTGGCCTGTTGGGCCCCAATGGCGCTGGCAAAACCACAACCATTAACATTTTATGCGGTATGCTGGCCGCCACATCAGGGCGTGTGCAACTGGCTGGTTTTGACCATAATAATAACCTTAAGGAGATCAGGCAACTTATCGGTGCAGTCCCTCAGGATACGGCCCTGTATCCTACACTCACAGCTCGCGAAAACCTGAATTTTTTCGGGACCATGTATGGATTGCACGGTAACGTACTGCGTGAGCGAGTAAATCATTCCTTGTTTGTGTTCGGGCTGGAAAAATACGCAAACCGCTTGATCCGGACCTATTCAGGAGGGATGAAGCGTCGCATCAACCTGATTGCAGGCATTCTTCACAAACCGCGTATCCTGTTCCTGGATGAACCGACAGTAGGTATTGATGTGCAATCGAGAACCGTGATCCTGGATTACCTTAAAAAACTCAACGGCGAAGGGACTACCATCGTTTATACGTCCCACTACATGGAAGAAGCCGAACAGTTATGCTCGATGATTGCGATCATCGACCAGGGCAGGATCATCACAGAGGGCAAACCTGCTGAAATGATCGGCAGCTGGCCCGGCTATGCCAACCTGGAGAGTATTTTTCTTCATTTGACCGGAAGAACTTTAAGAGATCACTGA
- a CDS encoding ABC transporter permease produces MRRFLASVKKEYLILVRDLTGLGLIFLMPAALVMVMTLLQDASFRKMDETKLALLYLDEDKDTLGLQVKEGLEKAKYFEVVSSLDGMPIDEKTLLSQVTQGRYQMGVVIREGSTAAIRARGQRLVQQTLMNSGESLPEDTLSKARIIIYFDPAINVSFKVTVRNALENFTSKIEAGILFRALSDEIAQYLPEPPAPLTDPGSGIIYEEIYAQDEYTEVIPNSVQHNVPAWTIFAMFFIIIPLTGNIMKEKESGLATRLRILPNNRFKFLGAKLTVFVIVGMIQFILMLIIGKMLFPFFDLPPLMLGNSKLALFLMALATSLAATGYGVLVGSVARTQDQAAVFGIVSVIIMAALGGIWVPVFMMPDLMQSVSIVSPLNWSLSGFYDILLRGGRIQNIGGNLAALIIFFIINLIAAIWVSERKMEGR; encoded by the coding sequence ATGCGCAGGTTCCTGGCTTCTGTAAAAAAAGAGTACCTGATCCTGGTGCGCGACCTGACCGGACTGGGATTGATATTCCTCATGCCGGCGGCATTGGTGATGGTAATGACCCTATTACAGGATGCTTCCTTCCGGAAAATGGATGAAACGAAGCTTGCTCTGCTGTACCTTGATGAAGACAAGGATACGCTTGGGCTGCAGGTAAAAGAAGGACTGGAAAAAGCAAAGTACTTCGAGGTTGTTAGCAGTCTGGACGGCATGCCGATCGATGAAAAAACACTGCTCAGCCAGGTCACCCAGGGTCGTTACCAGATGGGCGTGGTGATCCGGGAAGGTTCAACGGCGGCGATCCGGGCACGGGGTCAGAGACTCGTGCAGCAGACCTTGATGAATTCCGGCGAATCATTGCCTGAAGACACCCTGTCAAAAGCCAGAATCATCATTTATTTCGATCCGGCGATAAACGTCTCATTTAAAGTCACCGTCAGGAATGCCCTGGAGAATTTCACATCCAAAATAGAAGCCGGCATCCTGTTCCGGGCACTCTCTGATGAAATAGCGCAATACCTTCCCGAGCCTCCTGCTCCGCTGACCGATCCGGGCAGTGGTATCATTTATGAAGAGATTTATGCACAGGATGAATACACCGAGGTCATTCCTAATTCCGTTCAGCACAACGTGCCGGCCTGGACTATTTTTGCCATGTTCTTCATCATAATCCCCCTGACAGGGAACATCATGAAAGAAAAGGAAAGCGGCCTGGCCACAAGGCTTCGGATTTTGCCAAACAACCGCTTCAAGTTCCTTGGAGCCAAACTGACTGTATTTGTGATTGTTGGCATGATACAGTTTATCCTGATGCTTATCATCGGCAAGATGTTATTTCCTTTTTTCGATTTACCCCCCTTGATGCTCGGAAACAGTAAGCTCGCATTGTTTCTGATGGCTTTAGCCACCAGCCTCGCAGCTACAGGTTATGGTGTTTTGGTCGGCAGCGTTGCACGTACTCAGGATCAGGCCGCTGTATTTGGAATAGTGTCGGTCATCATCATGGCCGCACTCGGTGGTATCTGGGTTCCTGTTTTCATGATGCCAGACCTTATGCAATCGGTCAGCATCGTTTCCCCATTGAATTGGAGCCTCAGCGGATTCTACGATATTTTACTGCGGGGCGGGAGAATACAGAACATCGGCGGTAACCTTGCTGCGTTGATCATTTTTTTTATCATAAATTTAATTGCCGCAATCTGGGTAAGTGAGAGAAAAATGGAGGGAAGGTAA
- a CDS encoding acyl-CoA thioesterase, with the protein MPEKQLISTVEFPVRFSEVDSMNIVWHGHYVKYMEEGRESFGRKYGISYMEIRENGYMAPVVKLSCDYKKPLSYHDHVIVETRYVNNEAAKIIFAFRIFRSSDKELVATGESVQVFMDMNRELVLYIPPMLEAWKKEWGL; encoded by the coding sequence ATGCCTGAAAAACAACTCATTTCAACTGTGGAATTTCCCGTACGCTTCAGTGAAGTTGACTCCATGAATATTGTATGGCACGGGCATTATGTGAAATACATGGAGGAAGGACGGGAAAGCTTCGGGAGAAAATACGGGATCAGCTATATGGAAATCAGGGAAAATGGTTATATGGCGCCGGTTGTCAAGCTGAGCTGTGACTATAAGAAACCGTTATCTTACCATGATCATGTGATTGTGGAAACCCGTTATGTGAATAACGAAGCAGCTAAGATCATATTCGCATTCAGGATTTTCCGTTCATCCGACAAAGAACTGGTGGCCACTGGCGAAAGTGTGCAGGTGTTCATGGACATGAACCGGGAACTGGTACTTTATATTCCTCCTATGCTCGAAGCCTGGAAAAAAGAGTGGGGATTATAA
- a CDS encoding beta-ketoacyl synthase N-terminal-like domain-containing protein, with the protein MRRVYFGADNVITSLGFTTAENAEQVLKGRTGIALTTDERLCPGPLAFSGIKDDLLDEKVREFIGKSHCTSSFTRLEKIFILSILNALTGNPIDPANPRTIFIFSTTKGNIDLLEIYRRKFFEPDRVHLWRMAEVITQFFGSPNKPFIISNACISGSVAIMAASRLITSGRYDQAIVTGGDILSEFIVSGFQSFQALSPVACSPFDAHRTGLSLGEGCGTVILTADANIAVHHRAVEYLGGATTNDANHISGPSRDGEGLTLAISAAMKEAGVSSEEIDFISAHGTATPFNDEMESLALDRAGLSPVPVNSFKGYIGHTLGAAGIIETILSAFSIRNNILFKSAGYTKNGVSRPLNIITDNRYQPVRRVLKTASGFGGCNAAIVIGN; encoded by the coding sequence ATGCGCAGGGTTTATTTCGGCGCGGACAATGTCATCACTTCCCTTGGATTTACGACAGCAGAAAATGCTGAACAGGTATTAAAGGGCCGGACAGGGATTGCCTTAACGACGGATGAACGATTATGTCCAGGTCCTCTGGCCTTTTCCGGGATCAAAGATGACCTTTTGGACGAAAAAGTCAGGGAATTCATTGGGAAATCCCATTGTACCAGTTCATTTACCCGCCTGGAGAAAATTTTCATTCTTTCCATTTTAAATGCGCTGACCGGAAATCCAATCGATCCTGCCAATCCGCGAACGATCTTTATCTTTTCGACGACCAAGGGTAATATTGATTTGCTGGAAATTTACCGCCGAAAGTTTTTCGAACCTGACCGCGTTCATCTGTGGCGGATGGCTGAAGTGATCACGCAATTTTTTGGCAGCCCCAACAAGCCTTTTATTATCAGCAATGCCTGCATTTCGGGCTCCGTAGCGATCATGGCAGCATCAAGGCTCATCACATCAGGACGTTATGATCAAGCAATTGTAACGGGCGGCGATATCCTCTCTGAGTTTATCGTTTCTGGATTTCAATCCTTCCAGGCGCTCAGCCCCGTTGCCTGCAGCCCTTTCGATGCCCACCGCACCGGGCTTTCACTGGGGGAAGGCTGTGGCACAGTGATATTGACTGCTGATGCAAACATCGCAGTCCATCACCGCGCTGTGGAGTACCTTGGTGGGGCGACCACAAACGATGCCAATCATATTTCCGGTCCCTCCCGCGATGGTGAAGGACTAACCCTGGCTATCTCCGCAGCCATGAAAGAGGCAGGTGTCTCTTCAGAAGAGATAGATTTCATTTCTGCACACGGTACAGCAACCCCTTTTAACGACGAAATGGAGTCCCTTGCGCTGGACCGGGCCGGATTAAGCCCTGTCCCCGTCAACAGCTTCAAGGGATACATAGGGCACACACTTGGCGCCGCCGGAATTATCGAAACCATCCTTTCAGCCTTTTCCATACGGAACAATATCCTCTTCAAATCGGCAGGCTACACAAAAAATGGAGTATCCAGGCCATTGAACATCATTACAGACAACAGATATCAACCTGTAAGGCGCGTCCTGAAAACCGCATCAGGTTTCGGAGGTTGTAATGCAGCGATTGTCATTGGTAATTAA